One genomic window of Legionella jordanis includes the following:
- a CDS encoding STY0301 family protein — protein sequence MKIISHGAFILGLCQIFSFPAACAAGLPCPKEIDTRQILLHNIPGWQSYSAASNQKNYLNRLTFYSGHPKEQASLAPDNESSKSKILQWSFNDEEIWIACGYAETNIELIRKLEKPAHQCKVSYNTADLPISMNCR from the coding sequence ATGAAAATAATTAGCCATGGGGCCTTTATCTTAGGATTGTGTCAAATTTTCAGTTTTCCAGCAGCATGTGCCGCGGGCTTACCTTGTCCTAAGGAGATAGATACGAGACAAATTTTGCTGCACAATATTCCTGGCTGGCAGAGCTACAGCGCTGCTTCAAATCAAAAGAATTACTTAAATCGTTTAACCTTTTATTCCGGCCATCCTAAAGAACAAGCCAGTCTCGCACCCGATAATGAATCATCCAAAAGTAAGATCTTGCAATGGTCTTTCAATGATGAAGAAATCTGGATTGCATGCGGATACGCAGAAACTAATATTGAACTCATTCGAAAATTGGAAAAACCTGCCCATCAGTGTAAAGTCAGCTACAATACGGCTGATTTGCCGATTTCAATGAATTGCAGGTGA
- a CDS encoding outer membrane protein, which yields MNKYFSLLMGLGLLPLNANASWYGVINLGGNAVDVEKQLIYPLEDPFASTANFDSGYSNFHGQLAAGYEFLFAEQYGFSIEGNADLFTGKAKHNIDNWFFSEFAQAEEQLKYGFSLFALPEYRYNTAVRLFAGPGVSTSKFEVGYDNTAGNLGVSGNFDKWLTGWSVKAGIANQITDYAELMFTYQFTQYESVTWTTVEPLSGSLLRGRYRPDANLFMVGIRFHLPESQPYLEK from the coding sequence ATGAATAAATATTTTTCACTTTTAATGGGCTTAGGCTTACTGCCCTTAAACGCAAATGCCAGTTGGTATGGCGTTATTAATCTTGGGGGAAATGCCGTTGATGTCGAAAAACAACTTATCTATCCCTTGGAGGATCCTTTTGCTTCAACAGCCAATTTCGACAGTGGGTACAGCAATTTTCATGGGCAGCTGGCTGCAGGATATGAATTTTTATTTGCGGAACAATACGGCTTTAGCATCGAAGGAAATGCCGACCTTTTCACGGGGAAAGCTAAACATAATATTGATAATTGGTTCTTCAGTGAGTTTGCCCAGGCGGAAGAACAGTTGAAATACGGTTTTAGCTTATTTGCCCTTCCCGAATATCGTTACAACACTGCCGTTCGTTTATTTGCAGGTCCTGGAGTCTCAACCAGCAAATTTGAAGTCGGATATGATAATACGGCAGGTAATCTTGGGGTCAGCGGCAATTTTGATAAGTGGTTAACCGGCTGGAGTGTAAAAGCAGGAATTGCCAATCAAATCACAGATTACGCAGAACTTATGTTTACTTATCAATTTACCCAATACGAAAGTGTCACCTGGACCACCGTCGAACCTCTTTCTGGCTCATTGCTAAGAGGACGCTACCGACCCGATGCAAATCTGTTTATGGTTGGAATTCGATTCCACCTTCCTGAAAGCCAACCCTATCTGGAAAAATAA
- a CDS encoding reprolysin-like metallopeptidase gives MIRTFTAASLLLFSSALLAQSVIQVAKDVDSSSVQATGQRSINAKHYRLVEIDINQLYADLENVPNRDHPGLGNPTMIELPHPDGSNHRYKVLANSTMHPDLAAKFPDIKTFDAYSMDKSDEFVKLDVTPQGFHAMIMVPGKNTIFIDPLEKDNTQYYMVYYQKDFVTHKRIKCGVTGQDRAVKDFSHLKHFANFASCELRTYRLAMAATAEYTEYQGGTVPMALAAEVTTVNRVNGIYERDIAVTMQLIPNNAAIIYTDPNTEPYTHGNPPALIEENQTNLDNVIGSANYDIGHVVDSAGSGLAAVASVCDPEDKAKGATGQENPVGDAFDVDYVAHEMGHQFGANHVQNNSCERHIPTAVEPGSGSTIMSYAGICPPNVQSHSDAYFNGISLQEIGSFINSPSHTCAVKTPIGPAPQILGTNGFVTIPANTPFSLTASATNPSGLLPTYTWEQMNNEPSPQPPQSTSLVGPNFRSYSPSLSPTRFLPNLMALVNHGPFTWEVLPSVSRVLKFRVSVRANTPGGSCNAFTDVLVTTDSHSGPFLVTSPSNPGTTWPALSQQLVTWNVANTNVAPVNAHTVDILLSTDGGITYPYLLLQGVPNVGAVLLTVPNLTTSTARIMVRASNGSFFNVSASNFIITQQLQLTKADRNPMNRREAFIQYTGLNTQLVTAYVLNGLPNATLTLDMVHQRFVVKNINTPHAVPVSITLVRQDGRNETSNQITIPSIL, from the coding sequence ATGATAAGGACTTTCACCGCAGCCTCTTTGCTGCTTTTTTCTTCCGCTTTACTGGCACAATCCGTCATTCAAGTCGCAAAAGACGTGGATTCGTCATCTGTTCAAGCTACAGGCCAACGTTCCATTAATGCCAAGCATTATCGACTAGTCGAAATTGACATCAACCAGCTGTATGCCGATTTAGAGAATGTGCCTAATCGGGACCATCCTGGCCTTGGCAATCCAACGATGATTGAATTGCCCCACCCAGACGGCAGCAATCATCGCTATAAAGTCCTTGCCAATAGTACCATGCACCCTGATTTGGCTGCCAAATTCCCGGACATTAAAACCTTTGACGCTTATAGCATGGATAAATCCGATGAATTTGTAAAACTTGACGTCACACCTCAAGGATTTCATGCCATGATTATGGTGCCTGGAAAAAATACCATCTTTATCGATCCCTTAGAAAAAGATAATACCCAATATTACATGGTCTATTATCAAAAAGATTTTGTGACCCACAAACGCATCAAATGCGGAGTCACTGGTCAGGATAGAGCTGTAAAAGATTTCAGCCACCTCAAACATTTTGCCAATTTTGCCTCTTGCGAATTAAGAACATACCGTCTGGCAATGGCTGCAACCGCAGAGTACACGGAATATCAGGGTGGAACAGTGCCCATGGCATTGGCAGCTGAGGTTACCACTGTGAACCGGGTCAATGGTATTTATGAACGCGACATTGCTGTGACCATGCAGCTTATCCCGAACAACGCCGCCATCATTTATACCGATCCCAACACGGAGCCTTATACTCATGGCAACCCACCCGCTTTGATTGAAGAAAACCAGACAAACCTAGATAACGTCATTGGTTCTGCAAATTATGACATTGGTCATGTGGTTGACTCAGCAGGCAGTGGTTTGGCGGCAGTGGCTAGCGTTTGCGATCCTGAAGACAAAGCCAAGGGAGCAACCGGGCAAGAAAATCCCGTGGGTGATGCCTTTGATGTGGACTATGTCGCCCATGAAATGGGACATCAATTTGGTGCAAATCACGTGCAAAATAACTCCTGTGAACGCCATATCCCCACGGCCGTTGAACCTGGCAGCGGCAGCACAATTATGAGTTATGCTGGCATTTGCCCACCTAACGTCCAGAGCCATTCTGATGCTTATTTTAATGGCATCAGCTTGCAAGAAATTGGTAGTTTCATTAATAGCCCCAGCCATACTTGTGCCGTCAAAACTCCTATCGGGCCAGCCCCACAAATCCTTGGGACGAATGGGTTCGTCACAATTCCTGCAAACACTCCATTCAGTTTAACCGCCTCAGCAACCAATCCTTCGGGATTACTGCCTACTTATACTTGGGAGCAAATGAACAACGAACCCTCACCTCAACCGCCCCAAAGTACGTCTCTGGTGGGACCTAATTTCCGAAGTTATAGTCCTTCGCTTTCGCCCACACGCTTTTTGCCAAATTTAATGGCTTTGGTTAACCACGGGCCATTTACTTGGGAGGTTTTGCCTTCAGTGTCGCGTGTTTTAAAATTTAGAGTCTCAGTTCGCGCCAACACTCCAGGGGGCTCTTGTAATGCATTCACAGACGTCCTCGTAACCACAGACAGTCACTCCGGACCCTTTCTAGTTACCTCCCCAAGCAATCCAGGCACAACTTGGCCGGCTCTGTCTCAGCAACTCGTAACCTGGAATGTCGCCAACACCAACGTTGCACCAGTGAATGCTCATACGGTGGATATTCTTCTCTCGACCGATGGTGGCATTACTTATCCTTATTTGCTGTTGCAAGGAGTGCCTAATGTTGGCGCGGTATTACTTACCGTCCCAAATCTCACAACATCGACGGCACGCATTATGGTAAGGGCGTCAAATGGCAGCTTTTTTAATGTTTCTGCGAGTAATTTTATTATTACTCAGCAGCTGCAATTAACGAAAGCGGATCGAAACCCGATGAACCGCAGAGAAGCTTTTATCCAGTACACAGGCTTAAATACCCAGCTGGTCACGGCTTATGTTCTGAATGGATTGCCGAATGCCACACTCACTTTGGACATGGTGCATCAGCGATTTGTGGTAAAAAACATTAATACCCCTCATGCGGTTCCTGTGTCCATTACATTGGTGAGACAAGACGGCAGAAATGAGACATCCAATCAAATTACTATCCCAAGCATTTTATAA
- a CDS encoding hemerythrin domain-containing protein — protein MKLNLYKLIHKAQRQRLYELAIAIAKMDENDAEEYEKITQSMKQLLSHIKQHSQSEERFIHPYFEPFVQQLNRLNQQHQQLDVMELSLIQHLTAGKDSHQLYLAFNRFIASYLQHIDEEERLQSEILWQQYRNEDLQSIMVQFNQSLSAEEIEEGLKFMLPCLKVQETLELLQKKPRDFPQR, from the coding sequence ATGAAATTAAATTTATACAAATTAATTCACAAGGCTCAAAGGCAACGTCTTTATGAGTTGGCCATCGCCATCGCTAAAATGGATGAAAATGATGCAGAAGAGTATGAGAAAATAACTCAATCAATGAAACAGTTGTTGTCTCACATCAAACAGCACAGCCAGTCTGAAGAACGTTTTATTCACCCCTATTTTGAGCCATTTGTGCAACAATTAAATAGACTAAATCAACAGCACCAGCAGCTGGATGTGATGGAACTCTCATTGATACAGCATTTAACAGCAGGAAAGGACAGCCACCAACTCTATTTGGCATTTAATCGCTTCATAGCCTCTTATTTACAACACATAGATGAAGAGGAGCGGCTGCAATCTGAAATTCTTTGGCAGCAATATAGAAATGAAGATCTGCAAAGTATTATGGTACAGTTTAACCAAAGTTTAAGCGCAGAAGAAATTGAAGAAGGCTTGAAGTTTATGTTGCCCTGTCTTAAGGTGCAGGAGACGCTTGAGTTGTTGCAGAAAAAACCTAGAGATTTTCCACAAAGATGA
- a CDS encoding helix-turn-helix domain-containing protein produces MSVQIPIHPALRTYVHSISVVNASSIDAYRIFPGLYPVLGFQFQGELAYVDSKNDRHKLKHIGITGLLTCFRDFQALSANTGSVLLTLYPWAIPKLFQIPARALSNRSLGLCDIIKPAAANVLQEQIALAKSMNERLSLIQSFLLGQCQLNRKLDNSRIKSFWHEVIKEDGLGKLGNLAKSYSYSERSLQRHFLDCIGLSPKQYLRVIRLQNSLKQLENQSDWSQIQTADAYFDQSHFIKEFKKMTGQTPKAFAKNLII; encoded by the coding sequence ATGAGTGTCCAAATTCCCATTCACCCGGCATTAAGGACTTATGTACATTCAATTTCTGTGGTGAACGCTTCGTCTATTGATGCTTATCGAATTTTTCCGGGTTTATATCCTGTTTTAGGATTTCAGTTCCAAGGTGAGCTGGCTTATGTCGACAGCAAAAATGATCGACATAAGCTTAAACACATAGGGATTACAGGTCTTTTGACTTGCTTTCGGGATTTTCAAGCATTATCGGCTAACACTGGCTCGGTTTTGCTTACTCTATACCCTTGGGCCATTCCAAAATTGTTTCAAATTCCTGCAAGAGCTTTAAGTAATCGGTCATTGGGATTATGCGACATAATTAAACCGGCAGCAGCCAACGTGTTGCAAGAGCAAATTGCTTTGGCAAAATCGATGAATGAAAGGCTTTCTCTGATCCAATCTTTTCTGCTTGGGCAATGCCAATTAAATCGGAAACTTGATAACTCGCGTATCAAGTCTTTCTGGCATGAAGTAATCAAAGAGGATGGTTTGGGTAAATTAGGCAATTTAGCAAAAAGCTATTCTTACAGCGAGCGAAGCCTTCAGCGCCATTTTCTGGATTGCATCGGCTTAAGTCCAAAACAATATTTGAGGGTGATCCGCTTGCAAAATAGCCTTAAACAGCTTGAAAATCAGAGCGATTGGTCGCAAATACAAACTGCCGATGCTTATTTTGATCAATCCCATTTTATTAAAGAATTTAAAAAAATGACTGGGCAAACGCCAAAAGCCTTTGCTAAAAATTTAATTATTTGA
- the ybaL gene encoding YbaL family putative K(+) efflux transporter → MHDAIPLITMLAMGFALAFLLGFIAVRLKIPALVGYLLAGVMLGPFTPGLVADVNIAQELAEIGVMLLMFGVGLHFSFGDLMRVRKIAIPGAIVQIVVATLLGGGIALLWGWSYGSALIFGLSLSVASTVVLLRALEERGTLESINGQIAVGWLLVEDLAMVIVLVLLPALSQSLGHQTTTIEQQPLWLVLLLTVLKISAFIAIMFVVGRRFFPKLLWHVARTGSRELFTLCVITAAISIAYLAAQLFGVSFALGAFFAGTIMRESSLSHRAAEESLPLRDAFAVLFFVSVGMLFNPAVIIAHPLKVLTVLGIIVIGKSVAAFFLVLLFRYSFQSALVVSASLAQIGEFSFILAELGIRLGMLPMEGRNYILAGAIISIALNPLLFKLITPLQKLASRINLVRFHPVFKRSEDPLAALPSTVQEKYLAGQVVLVGYGRVGERIAHMLSEQNIPYVVIDENRETIKRLRAAGHPAVYGDASEPTVLIQGHIARAGMLIIAMSDTVQVRTMIHYAKQLNPEIEIIIRTHDEEEALLLEKEISGKVFFAEGEIAKNMGLHVLNRYGKSA, encoded by the coding sequence ATGCATGATGCAATCCCTTTGATAACCATGCTTGCAATGGGATTTGCATTGGCCTTCCTCTTAGGCTTTATTGCGGTGCGCTTAAAAATCCCGGCATTGGTCGGTTATTTATTAGCAGGGGTAATGCTTGGCCCCTTTACTCCAGGATTGGTTGCTGACGTTAATATTGCTCAGGAGCTTGCAGAAATCGGTGTCATGCTGCTGATGTTTGGAGTGGGATTGCATTTCTCCTTTGGCGATTTGATGAGGGTACGAAAAATTGCAATTCCGGGGGCCATTGTTCAGATTGTAGTGGCCACACTCTTGGGAGGGGGCATTGCTCTGCTTTGGGGATGGAGCTATGGAAGTGCTTTAATCTTTGGTCTTTCCCTATCAGTTGCCAGTACCGTGGTGCTCTTGAGGGCGTTGGAAGAAAGGGGGACTTTGGAGTCCATCAACGGACAAATAGCCGTGGGCTGGCTTTTAGTCGAAGATTTGGCAATGGTGATTGTGCTAGTGCTACTCCCAGCCTTGTCTCAATCGCTTGGACATCAGACAACCACCATTGAGCAGCAGCCTTTATGGCTGGTTTTATTATTAACCGTGCTGAAGATTTCTGCTTTTATTGCCATCATGTTTGTCGTTGGCCGTCGTTTTTTTCCAAAACTTCTCTGGCATGTGGCTCGTACAGGTTCGCGTGAATTGTTTACATTGTGTGTAATTACGGCTGCAATTAGCATCGCATACCTAGCGGCCCAATTGTTTGGAGTTTCTTTTGCGCTCGGGGCTTTTTTCGCTGGCACCATCATGCGGGAATCATCACTCAGCCATCGCGCCGCAGAAGAATCTTTACCGCTAAGGGATGCCTTTGCCGTACTATTCTTCGTTTCCGTGGGTATGTTATTCAATCCTGCGGTAATTATTGCCCACCCTTTAAAAGTGTTAACGGTTCTGGGCATTATTGTCATTGGAAAATCCGTTGCCGCCTTTTTTTTAGTGCTCTTGTTCCGCTACTCCTTTCAATCTGCCCTGGTGGTTTCAGCAAGCTTGGCGCAAATTGGAGAATTTTCATTTATTCTGGCTGAACTTGGAATTCGTTTAGGCATGCTGCCGATGGAGGGAAGAAATTATATTCTAGCGGGTGCCATTATCTCCATCGCACTTAATCCTTTGCTGTTTAAACTCATCACGCCGCTGCAAAAGTTGGCCTCTCGCATTAATTTGGTCCGCTTTCATCCAGTGTTTAAACGTTCTGAAGATCCTTTAGCCGCTTTACCTAGCACAGTTCAAGAAAAATATTTAGCAGGGCAGGTGGTTCTCGTAGGCTATGGGCGTGTGGGGGAACGCATTGCACATATGCTGTCGGAGCAAAATATTCCTTATGTGGTGATTGATGAAAATCGTGAAACCATTAAACGGTTAAGAGCAGCAGGGCACCCGGCGGTATACGGTGATGCCTCCGAGCCAACCGTATTAATTCAGGGGCATATCGCTCGTGCAGGAATGCTTATCATCGCCATGTCCGATACCGTTCAGGTTAGAACAATGATCCACTATGCCAAGCAACTTAATCCAGAAATTGAAATTATTATTCGCACCCACGATGAAGAAGAAGCTTTATTGTTGGAAAAGGAAATTAGCGGGAAGGTATTTTTTGCAGAGGGTGAAATTGCGAAAAACATGGGCCTACATGTATTAAATCGCTACGGCAAATCAGCATAG
- a CDS encoding GyrI-like domain-containing protein yields MTALKPVKQYVEQFAITGFSKRTKNIDEAHPEQAKIPALWQQFQESDLSAHKPAIAVYSDYESNAEGLYTITVGVAQNQQLPLCSRVEIKAGQYLQFKNNGPMPDTIIKTWQEIWGYFNGNTHYLRNFISDFEVYNGPNEFAIFIGIQ; encoded by the coding sequence ATGACTGCATTAAAACCTGTGAAGCAATACGTGGAGCAATTCGCCATCACTGGCTTTTCCAAGCGGACAAAAAACATCGATGAAGCACACCCAGAACAAGCCAAGATTCCCGCACTCTGGCAGCAATTCCAGGAAAGTGACTTGAGTGCACATAAACCTGCCATAGCAGTGTATTCTGACTACGAATCCAATGCAGAAGGATTGTATACCATTACTGTCGGGGTGGCTCAAAACCAGCAACTGCCGTTGTGCAGCCGTGTGGAAATTAAAGCCGGACAGTATTTACAATTCAAAAATAATGGTCCCATGCCCGATACCATCATTAAAACCTGGCAAGAGATATGGGGTTATTTTAATGGCAACACTCACTATCTACGCAATTTCATCAGCGATTTTGAAGTTTACAATGGTCCAAATGAGTTTGCGATTTTCATCGGCATTCAATGA
- a CDS encoding VOC family protein, with the protein MRLEPSAIVFYVGNLSQSRQFYQDLLGIPPEESSPAFNMFRLSNGMGIGLKDKQSMQANIGESGGSELAITVDDIRLVDELCSVWQQKGVSIAELPASLPFGYTFTAKDPDGNRIRVVCLKN; encoded by the coding sequence ATGAGATTGGAACCCAGTGCCATTGTTTTTTATGTGGGAAATCTTTCGCAAAGCCGTCAATTTTATCAGGATTTGCTCGGCATACCGCCAGAGGAGTCTTCACCTGCTTTCAATATGTTTCGTCTATCTAATGGAATGGGCATTGGTTTAAAGGATAAGCAGTCAATGCAAGCCAATATTGGCGAGAGTGGTGGTAGTGAATTAGCTATTACTGTGGATGATATTCGGTTGGTCGATGAGCTGTGTTCAGTTTGGCAGCAAAAGGGAGTTAGCATTGCGGAGCTACCTGCCTCCCTTCCATTTGGCTATACGTTCACTGCCAAAGATCCCGATGGTAATCGCATCCGAGTGGTTTGCCTAAAGAATTAA
- a CDS encoding helix-turn-helix transcriptional regulator, producing MSRTERLFALLQILRQHRYAISGKQLAAELGVSLRTVYRDIATLQAQGADIEGEPGLGFKLRPGFMLPPLMFSEEELEALVLGSRWVARRADATLKLAANKALAKISAVLPGELRHQLESAGLLIGPGKSVSTNQDYEAIIRQAMRKEIKLYLGYMDVKGQVSLRTIWPLALGFFEETRVMVAWCELRQEFRHFRTDRITSLKLLDTSFHPRRQTLLQQWRNLHSIPEQ from the coding sequence TTGTCTAGAACAGAACGGCTTTTCGCTCTTCTTCAAATCTTGCGTCAACATCGCTATGCCATTAGCGGGAAACAATTGGCCGCTGAACTTGGGGTCAGTCTTCGCACCGTGTATCGAGACATTGCCACTTTGCAAGCACAAGGAGCGGATATAGAAGGTGAGCCGGGCCTGGGATTCAAATTGCGCCCAGGCTTTATGCTGCCGCCTTTGATGTTTTCCGAAGAGGAGCTGGAAGCACTGGTACTCGGTTCACGTTGGGTTGCCCGAAGAGCAGATGCAACACTTAAACTGGCAGCCAATAAAGCTTTAGCGAAAATTTCAGCTGTCCTTCCCGGTGAACTAAGGCATCAACTTGAATCAGCCGGCCTCTTGATAGGTCCTGGGAAATCAGTTTCCACCAACCAAGATTATGAAGCAATCATCCGGCAAGCTATGCGCAAGGAAATAAAGTTATACCTCGGCTATATGGATGTTAAGGGGCAAGTATCTCTACGCACCATTTGGCCATTGGCTTTAGGTTTTTTCGAAGAAACACGGGTGATGGTGGCTTGGTGTGAGCTAAGGCAAGAATTTCGGCATTTTCGAACTGATCGCATCACCAGTTTAAAACTACTGGACACTTCTTTTCATCCAAGACGGCAAACTCTTTTGCAACAATGGCGAAACTTACATAGCATCCCCGAGCAATAA